From a region of the Ascochyta rabiei chromosome 22, complete sequence genome:
- a CDS encoding Catalase peroxidase has product MSKGECPIKVANVAGGGTTKADWWPNELKVNILRQHDPRQNPLGADFNYADEFKKLDYDALKKDIAALMTDSQDWWPADFGHYGGLFIRMAWHSAGTYRVSDGRGGGGEGQQRFAPLNAWPDNVSLDKARRLLWPIKQKYGNKISWADLMLLTGNVALESMDCPTFGFAAGRPDTFQSDESVYWGGETEWLGNDVRYADGNKGVKGEGIVDGDQHKNDVASKEDTHTARDLEKPLAAAHMGLIYVNPEGPDGVPDPVAAAHDIRTTFGRMAMNDEETAALIVGGHSFGKTHGAAPSENTGTDPNGADLAEQGFGWKNAHGSGKGPDTITSGLEVTWTGTPTKWSNKYLEYLYKFEWELEKSPAGASQYVAKGADAIIPDAYDANKKHKPRMLTTDLSMRFDPDYEKITRRWLDHPDELHDAFTRAWFKLLHRDMGPRSRWLGPEIPKEVLIWEDPVPEQQGELIGEADISSLKKEILNAGLEPSKLIRVAWASAASFRGSDKRGGANGARIRLEPQKNWKVNNPSELQEVLKALEGIQSKSSKKVSLADLIVLAGVAALEKAAGVSVPFTPGRTDATQEQTDAQSFDHLEPVTDGFRNFGKGTDRVRTEQLDLDKAHLLKLTAPEMTVLVGGMRALNANWDGSSHGVFTKRPGQLTNDFFVNLLDTNVAWKGADNASPNELYEGTDRKSGQKKWTGTRHDLIFGSHPELRAIAEIYAQPDNADKFVKDFVAAWDKVMMLDRFDVKAKA; this is encoded by the exons ATGTCCAAAGGCGAGTGTCCCATCAAGGTAGCCAACGTCGCTGGCGGCGGCACCACAAAGGCCGACTGGTGGCCCAACGAGCTCAAGGTCAACATCCTGAGACAGCACGACCCCCGCCAGAACCCCCTGGGCGCCGACTTCAACTACGCCGACGAGTTCAAGAAGCTCGACTACGATGCGCTGAAGAAGGACATCGCCGCGCTGATGACGGACTCGCAGGACTGGTGGCCCGCCGACTTTGGCCACTACGGCGGTCTCTT CATCCGCATGGCCTGGCACTCGGCCGGCACCTACCGGGTCTCGGACGGCcggggcggcggcggcgagggcCAGCAGCGCTTTGCCCCCCTCAACGCCTGGCCCGACAACGTCTCGCTCGACAAGGCCCGCCGCCTGCTGTGGCCCATCAAGCAAAAGTACGGCAACAAGATCTCCTGGGCCGACCTCATGCTGCTCACCGGCAACGTCGCCCTCGAGTCCATGGACTGCCCCACCTTTGGCTTCGCCGCCGGCCGCCCCGACACCTTCCAGTCGGACGAGTCGGTCTACTGGGGCGGCGAGACCGAGTGGCTGGGCAACGACGTCCGCTACGCCGACGGCAACAAGGGCGTCAAGGGCGAAGGCATCGTCGACGGCGACCAGCACAAGAACGACGTCGCCTCCAAGGAAGACACCCACACCGCCCGCGACCTCGAGAAGCCCCTCGCCGCCGCACACATGGGCCTCATCTACGTGAACCCCGAGGGCCCCGACGGCGTCCCCGACCCCGTCGCCGCTGCCCACGACATCCGCACCACCTTCGGCCGCATGGCCATGAACGACGAGGAGACGGCCGCCCTCATCGTCGGCGGCCACTCGTTCGGAAAGACGCACGGCGCCGCGCCCTCGGAGAACACGGGCACCGACCCCAACGGCGCCGACCTGGCCGAGCAGGGCTTTGGCTGGAAGAACGCCCACGGCTCCGGCAAGGGCCCCGACACCATCACATCCGGCCTCGAGGTCACCTGGACCGGCACGCCCACCAAGTGGAGCAACAAGTACCTCGAGTACCTGTACAAGTTCGAGTGGGAGCTCGAGAAGTCGCCCGCCGGCGCCAGCCAGTACGTCGCAAAGGGCGCTGACGCCATCATCCCCGACGCCTACGACGCCAACAAGAAGCACAAGCCCCGCATGTTGACCACCGACCTGTCCATGCGCTTCGACCCCGACTACGAGAAGATCACCCGCCGCTGGCTGGACCACCCCGACGAGCTCCACGACGCCTTCACCCGGGCCTGGTTCAAGCTCCTCCACCGCGACATGGGTCCCCGCTCCAGGTGGCTCGGTCCAGAGATCCCCAAGGAGGTCCTCATCTGGGAGGACCCCGTCCCCGAGCAGCAGGGCGAGCTCATCGGCGAGGCCGACATCTCGTCGCTGAAGAAGGAGATCCTCAACGCCGGCCTCGAGCCCTCCAAGCTCATCCGCGTCGCCTGGGCGTCGGCTGCCTCTTTCCGTGGCTCTGACAAGCGTGGCGGTGCCAACGGTGCCCGCATCCGCCTCGAGCCCCAGAAGAACTGGAAGGTCAACAACCCCTCGGAGCTTCAGGAGGTCCTCAAGGCCCTCGAGGGCATCCAGTCCAAGTCCAGCAAGAAGGTCTCCCTCGCTGACTTGATCGTGCTTGCCGGTGTCGCCGCTCTCGAGAAGGCTGCTGGTGTCTCCGTTCCCTTCACACCCGGCCGCACCGACGCCACGCAGGAGCAGACCGACGCCCAGTCTTTCGACCACCTCGAGCCCGTCACCGACGGCTTCCGCAACTTCGGCAAGGGCACCGACCGCGTCCGCACCGAGCAGCTGGATCTCGACAAGGCTCACCTTCTCAAGTTGACCGCGCCGGAGATGACCGTTCTTGTTGGTGGCATGCGTGCTCTGAACGCCAACTGGGATGGCTCCTCGCACGGTGTCTTCACCAAGCGCCCTGGCCAGCTCACCAACGACTTCTTCGTCAACCTGCTTGACACCAACGTCGCCTGGAAGGGGGCCGACAACGCCAGCCCCAACGAGCTGTACGAGGGCACTGACCGCAAGTCCGGCCAGAAGAAGTGGACAGGAACCCGCCACGACTTGATCTTCGGTTCGCACCCGGAGCTGCGCGCCATCGCCGAGATCTACGCACAGCCTGACAACGCCGACAAGTTCGTCAAGGACTTTGTAGCAGCATGGGACAAGGTGATGATGTTGGATCGTTTCGACGTCAAGGCGAAAGCG TAA
- a CDS encoding Catalase peroxidase produces MSKGECPIKVANVAGGGTTKADWWPNELKVNILRQHDPRQNPLGADFNYADEFKKLDYDALKKDIAALMTDSQDWWPADFGHYGGLFIRMAWHSAGTYRVSDGRGGGGEGQQRFAPLNAWPDNVSLDKARRLLWPIKQKYGNKISWADLMLLTGNVALESMDCPTFGFAAGRPDTFQSDESVYWGGETEWLGNDVRYADGNKGVKGEGIVDGDQHKNDVASKEDTHTARDLEKPLAAAHMGLIYVNPEGPDGVPDPVAAAHDIRTTFGRMAMNDEETAALIVGGHSFGKTHGAAPSENTGTDPNGADLAEQGFGWKNAHGSGKGPDTITSGLEVTWTGTPTKWSNKYLEYLYKFEWELEKSPAGASQYVAKGADAIIPDAYDANKKHKPRMLTTDLSMRFDPDYEKITRRWLDHPDELHDAFTRAWFKLLHRDMGPRSRWLGPEIPKEVLIWEDPVPEQQGELIGEADISSLKKEILNAGLEPSKLIRVAWASAASFRGSDKRGGANGARIRLEPQKNWKVNNPSELQEVLKALEGIQSKSSKKVSLADLIVLAGVAALEKAAGVSVPFTPGRTDATQEQTDAQSFDHLEPVTDGFRNFGKGTDRVRTEQLDLDKAHLLKLTAPEMTVLVGGMRALNANWDGSSHGVFTKRPGQLTNDFFVNLLDTNVAWKGADNASPNELYEGTDRKSGQKKWTGTRHDLIFGSHPELRAIAEIYAQPDNADKFVKDFVAAWDKVMMLDRFDVKAKAVSGTSSISTRPRL; encoded by the exons ATGTCCAAAGGCGAGTGTCCCATCAAGGTAGCCAACGTCGCTGGCGGCGGCACCACAAAGGCCGACTGGTGGCCCAACGAGCTCAAGGTCAACATCCTGAGACAGCACGACCCCCGCCAGAACCCCCTGGGCGCCGACTTCAACTACGCCGACGAGTTCAAGAAGCTCGACTACGATGCGCTGAAGAAGGACATCGCCGCGCTGATGACGGACTCGCAGGACTGGTGGCCCGCCGACTTTGGCCACTACGGCGGTCTCTT CATCCGCATGGCCTGGCACTCGGCCGGCACCTACCGGGTCTCGGACGGCcggggcggcggcggcgagggcCAGCAGCGCTTTGCCCCCCTCAACGCCTGGCCCGACAACGTCTCGCTCGACAAGGCCCGCCGCCTGCTGTGGCCCATCAAGCAAAAGTACGGCAACAAGATCTCCTGGGCCGACCTCATGCTGCTCACCGGCAACGTCGCCCTCGAGTCCATGGACTGCCCCACCTTTGGCTTCGCCGCCGGCCGCCCCGACACCTTCCAGTCGGACGAGTCGGTCTACTGGGGCGGCGAGACCGAGTGGCTGGGCAACGACGTCCGCTACGCCGACGGCAACAAGGGCGTCAAGGGCGAAGGCATCGTCGACGGCGACCAGCACAAGAACGACGTCGCCTCCAAGGAAGACACCCACACCGCCCGCGACCTCGAGAAGCCCCTCGCCGCCGCACACATGGGCCTCATCTACGTGAACCCCGAGGGCCCCGACGGCGTCCCCGACCCCGTCGCCGCTGCCCACGACATCCGCACCACCTTCGGCCGCATGGCCATGAACGACGAGGAGACGGCCGCCCTCATCGTCGGCGGCCACTCGTTCGGAAAGACGCACGGCGCCGCGCCCTCGGAGAACACGGGCACCGACCCCAACGGCGCCGACCTGGCCGAGCAGGGCTTTGGCTGGAAGAACGCCCACGGCTCCGGCAAGGGCCCCGACACCATCACATCCGGCCTCGAGGTCACCTGGACCGGCACGCCCACCAAGTGGAGCAACAAGTACCTCGAGTACCTGTACAAGTTCGAGTGGGAGCTCGAGAAGTCGCCCGCCGGCGCCAGCCAGTACGTCGCAAAGGGCGCTGACGCCATCATCCCCGACGCCTACGACGCCAACAAGAAGCACAAGCCCCGCATGTTGACCACCGACCTGTCCATGCGCTTCGACCCCGACTACGAGAAGATCACCCGCCGCTGGCTGGACCACCCCGACGAGCTCCACGACGCCTTCACCCGGGCCTGGTTCAAGCTCCTCCACCGCGACATGGGTCCCCGCTCCAGGTGGCTCGGTCCAGAGATCCCCAAGGAGGTCCTCATCTGGGAGGACCCCGTCCCCGAGCAGCAGGGCGAGCTCATCGGCGAGGCCGACATCTCGTCGCTGAAGAAGGAGATCCTCAACGCCGGCCTCGAGCCCTCCAAGCTCATCCGCGTCGCCTGGGCGTCGGCTGCCTCTTTCCGTGGCTCTGACAAGCGTGGCGGTGCCAACGGTGCCCGCATCCGCCTCGAGCCCCAGAAGAACTGGAAGGTCAACAACCCCTCGGAGCTTCAGGAGGTCCTCAAGGCCCTCGAGGGCATCCAGTCCAAGTCCAGCAAGAAGGTCTCCCTCGCTGACTTGATCGTGCTTGCCGGTGTCGCCGCTCTCGAGAAGGCTGCTGGTGTCTCCGTTCCCTTCACACCCGGCCGCACCGACGCCACGCAGGAGCAGACCGACGCCCAGTCTTTCGACCACCTCGAGCCCGTCACCGACGGCTTCCGCAACTTCGGCAAGGGCACCGACCGCGTCCGCACCGAGCAGCTGGATCTCGACAAGGCTCACCTTCTCAAGTTGACCGCGCCGGAGATGACCGTTCTTGTTGGTGGCATGCGTGCTCTGAACGCCAACTGGGATGGCTCCTCGCACGGTGTCTTCACCAAGCGCCCTGGCCAGCTCACCAACGACTTCTTCGTCAACCTGCTTGACACCAACGTCGCCTGGAAGGGGGCCGACAACGCCAGCCCCAACGAGCTGTACGAGGGCACTGACCGCAAGTCCGGCCAGAAGAAGTGGACAGGAACCCGCCACGACTTGATCTTCGGTTCGCACCCGGAGCTGCGCGCCATCGCCGAGATCTACGCACAGCCTGACAACGCCGACAAGTTCGTCAAGGACTTTGTAGCAGCATGGGACAAGGTGATGATGTTGGATCGTTTCGACGTCAAGGCGAAAGCGGTGAGTGGCACATCAAGTATTTCGACCAGGCCCCGTCTTTGA
- a CDS encoding chloride channel produces the protein MGLYATVEGRMLLGACAEANNKRACDGARTLPTTWSHAPFEQTLLPRRGATPGPRFASLFHHGHLTSFHLFVFVFFFVFDFASTALSSSSLLCKLNFASTALSSSSLLCKLNFASHFNMADDKLQTYDIPKTCKGGVVVNEGPDFRVEVQDVPTPEPGPTEVLIKLNATGICYSDIHFMLNDWALPKMSALGTKCAGHEGAGVIVKVGDQVRTLKPGMRAGLKPIQDTCGACELCRGGQECYCASAVSTGLMCDGSYQQYVVSPERYTTIIPDGVSDYIAGPIMCSASTIYTSIRESALKPGDWAVFPGAGGGVGMQGVQLAKAMGLRPVAIDTGEDKEKMCKDVGAEAFIDFKKVDNVAEEIVRICDGIGAHAVFVTAVQTYPSSISYLGGRVGGKVMCVGLPPAGTLHIDVDPNQMCFKKQSVQGTLVSSMADVDKTLEFAKRGLLKPIYTVYPLSKFNEAVQKLRRGEIVGRAVVDFNQE, from the exons ATGGGTCTCTACGCAACTGTAGAGGGGAGAATGCTTCTTGGCGCTTGTGCAGAGGCCAACAACAAGAGAGCGTGTGATGGGGCACGAACGCTCCCAACGACATGGAGTCACGCCCCATTCGAACAGACCCTCCTTCCACGAAGAGGGGCAACGCCAGGACCGAGGTTTGCTTCACTATTTCATCATGGTCATCTCACGTCTTTTCatctcttcgtcttcgtcttcttcttcgtctttgACTTTGCTTCCACTGCACTGTCGTCTTCTTCCCTCCTTTGCAAACTCAACTTCGCTTCCACTGCACTGTCGTCTTCTTCCCTCCTTTGCAAACTCAACTTCGCTTCCCACTTCAACATGGCCGACGACAAGCTTCAGACGTACGATATCCCCAAGACGTGCAAAGGTGGCGTAGTCGTCAACGAAGGCCCAGACTTCCGTGTGGAAGTTCAGGACGTTCCCACGCCGGAGCCAG GACCCACCGAAGTATTGATCAAGCTCAACGCGACTGGCATCTGCTATAGCGATATCCATTTCATGCTCAACGATTGGGCGCTACCGAAGATGTCTGCACTGGGCACAAAGTGCGCTGGCCACGAAGGCGCTGGTGTCATTGTCAAGGTGGGAGATCAAGTGAGGACGCTCAAGCCTGGGATGCGAGCTGGGCTCAAG CCCATCCAAGACACGTGCGGCGCGTGCGAGCTTTGCCGCGGTGGTCAAGAATGCTACTGCGCGAGTGCGGTGTCCACCGGTCTGATGTGCGATGGCTCCTATCAGCAGTACGTCGTCTCGCCCGAACGCTACACAACCATCATCCCCGACGGCGTCAGCGACTACATCGCCGGTCCCATCATGTGCTCTGCCTCGACCATCTACACGTCGATCAGGGAGTCTGCACTGAAGCCCGGAGACTGGGCTGTGTTCCCAGGGGCAGGTGGTGGAGTCGGTATGCAAGGCGTGCAGCTCGCCAAAGCCATGGGCCTGCGCCCCGTAGCCATTGACACGGGCGAGGACAAGGAGAAGATGTGCAAGGACGTCGGCGCAGAAGCGTTTATCGACTTCAAAAAGGTCGACAATGTGGCCGAGGAGATTGTTCGCATCTGCGACGGCATCGGCGCGCACGCTGTCTTTGTCACGGCCGTGCAAACGTACCCGTCTTCCATCAGCTACCTTGGCGGCCGGGTGGGCGGGAAGGTCATGTGCGTCGGCCTGCCTCCAGCGGGCACACTGCACATCGACGTTGATCCGAACCAGATGTGCTTCAAGAAGCAGAGCGTCCAGGGCACGCTGGTCAGCAGCATGGCTGACGTCGACAAGACACTGGAGTTTGCGAAGCGGGGGCTGCTGAAGCCCATCTACACGGTCTACCCGTTGAGCAAGTTCAACGAGGCGGTCCAGAAGCTGAGGAGAGGCGAGATTGTCGGCAGGGCGGTTGTGGATTTCAACCAGGAGTAG
- a CDS encoding chloride channel translates to MSRSSASQSPRGHAEASASRAPSGRASNGKQPAVEYDDDHDDDHSDDDALLADDPLNSSLSEPPRSANRSGNGNASTELILNYLDTPADAGSHLADAKDASGLDWYVEGPGRRVGYDDLTAIDWIFEYAKERQRLRYLFSGATGLLGTAKQLADASQVWIILVAAGVLSGGIAAFIDVASDWLADLKTGYCSSVDADGRFYLNKGFCCWGIDTGEQCADWQEWGSAMGIGNGGGKWIVEYIFFILFSVLFAACASLLVREFSPYAKHSGIPEIKTVLGGFVIRHFLGGWTLVTKTLGLCLAVASGLWLGKEGPLVHVACCSANLFMKLFGTVNGNEARKREVLSAAAAAGISVAFGAPVGGVLFSLEQLSYYFPDKTMWSSFVCAMVAAVTLQAFNPFRTGKLVLYQVTYHSGWHDFEIVPFALLGILGGLYGGFFIKLNMTIAEWRKNRTYLKGPVTEVVIISFITALVNFPIKFMRAQASELVYILFAECADLTEDTLGLCKSGKANTGVIALLLISALLGILLAGFTFGLQIPAGIILPSMAIGGLYGRAVGLSVEVFQSAHPQLFLFGSCEPDVPCVTPGTYAIVGAASALAGTTRMTVSIVVIMFELTGALTYVLPIMIAVMISKWIGDAISPRGIYESWIHFKGYPFLDNRDDNGSSIPDVPAAHVMTRIEDLTTITATGHTIQTLRELLQQHRFRGFPVISNSTDSDSDADALLLGYVSRTELHYALSLPPSKALPPETECYFSHQPLSDPQSTLDLRPWMDQTPITLNARARFQLTVSMFQKLGLRYVLFTERGLLRGLLTKKDVWYVLDGMDGETWEETEERGDFDGDVDADGDVGVGGAGMRRGGLRQQQQPHRHAAEDGGEERGLLGTPLEEEEEVER, encoded by the exons ATGTCCCGCTCGTCAGCAAGCCAGTCCCCGCGCGGACATGCCGAAGCCTCCGCCAGCCGAGCGCCGTCTGGGCGCGCCTCGAACGGCAAGCAGCCCGCCGTTGAATACGACGACGACCACGACGACGACcacagcgacgacgacgcccTGCTGGCCGACGACCCGCTGAACAGCAGCCTCTCCGAACC CCCTCGCTCCGCCAACCGCAGCGGCAACGGCAATGCCTCGACCGAGCTCATCCTCAACTACCTCGACACCCCCGCCGACGCAGGCTCCCACCTGGCCGACGCCAAAGACGCCTCGGGCCTAGACTGGTACGTCGAGGGCCCCGGCCGACGCGTGGGCTACGACGACCTGACGGCCATTGACTGGATCTTTGAGTACGCCAAAGAGCGCCAGCGCTTGCGCTACCTGTTCTCCGGCGCAACAGGCCTCCTGGGCACCGCAAAGCAGCTTGCAGACGCTAGCCAGGTGTGGATCATCCTCGTTGCGGCTGGTGTGCTGAGCGGAGGCATTGCAGCCTTCATCGACGTCGCGAGCGACTGGCTGGCCGATCTGAAGACGGGATACTGCAGCAGCGTGGACGCAGATGGCAGGTTCTACCTCAACAAAGGCTTCTGTTGCTGGGGGATCGACACGGGAGAGCAGTGCGCAGATTGGCAGGAGTGGGGGAGTGCCATGGGCATCGGGAACGGTGGAGGGAAGTGGATCGTCGAGTACATCTTCTTCATCCTGTTCTCC GTGCTCTTTGCGGCATGTGCAAGTCTGCTTGTGCGCGAGTTCTCGCCCTATGCTAAGCACAGCGGTATTCCCGAGATCAAGACTGTTCTCGGCGGTTTCGTCATACGCCATTTCCTGGGAGGCTGGACCTTGGTGACGAAGACGCTTGGGCTC TGTCTTGCAGTGGCTTCAGGCCTGTGGCTGGGCAAGGAGGGCCCGTTGGTCCACGTGGCATGCTGTTCAGCCAACCTGTTCATGAAGCTATTCGGCACCGTAAACGGTAACGAGG CGAGAAAGCGGGAAGTCCTctctgccgccgccgccgcaggCATATCCGTCGCCTTTGGTGCACCAGTAGGTGGTGTGCTCTTCAGTCTCGAGCAGCTGTCGTACTACTTCCCCGACAAGACCATGTGGAGCAGTTTTGTCTGTGCCATGGTCGCAGCCGTTACACTGCAAGCCTTCAACCCCTTCCGAACCGGCAAGCTCGTCCTGTACCAAGTCACCTACCACAGCGGCTGGCACGACTTTGAAATCGTTCCCTTCGCCCTGCTTGGTATCCTCGGCGGCCTCTATGGCGGCTTCTTCATCAAGCTCAACATGACCATAGCGGAGTGGCGCAAAAACCGCACCTATCTCAAAGGCCCCGTCACCGAAGTCGTCATCATATCCTTCATCACGGCACTCGTCAATTTTCCCATCAAGTTCATGCGCGCTCAAGCCTCGGAACTGGTCTACATTCTCTTCGCAGAATGCGCCGATCTAACAGAAGACACGCTCGGCTTGTGTAAGTCCGGAAAGGCAAACACCGGTGTCATTGCCTTGCTCCTGATCTCAGCCTTGCTCGGCATCCTCCTTGCAGGCTTCACGTTTGGCCTGCAGATCCCCGCCGGCATCATCCTACCTTCCATGGCCATCGGTGGCCTCTACGGCCGCGCTGTCGGCTTGAGCGTCGAGGTCTTCCAATCCGCACACCCACAGCTCTTCCTCTTCGGCTCCTGCGAGCCAGATGTGCCCTGCGTAACACCAGGCACCTACGCGATCGTGGGTGCCGCCTCCGCACTTGCAGGAACAACGCGCATGACGGTCTCCATTGTGGTCATCATGTTCGAGCTCACCGGAGCGCTCACCTACGTGCTACCCATCATGATCGCCGTCATGATCTCCAAGTGGATCGGCGATGCCATCTCCCCCCGCGGCATATACGAGTCTTGGATCCACTTCAAAGGATATCCGTTCTTGGATAACCGCGACGACAACGGGTCTTCCATCCCCGACGTCCCCGCCGCACACGTAATGACCCGGATCGAGGACCTGACCACCATCACCGCCACCGGCCACACCATCCAAACGCTGCGGGAGTTGCTGCAGCAACACCGCTTCCGCGGATTTCCAGTCATATCCAACTCCACCGACAGCGACTCCGACGCCGATGCGCTCCTACTCGGCTACGTCAGCCGCACAGAACTGCACTACGCGCTCTCCCTCCCACCCTCGAAAGCGCTCCCGCCCGAAACCGAGTGCTACTTCTCGCACCAACCCCTCTCGGACCCGCAATCCACGCTGGATCTACGGCCCTGGATGGACCAGACGCCCATCACGCTCAACGCGCGAGCACGGTTCCAGCTCACCGTCAGCATGTTCCAGAAGCTCGGGCTGCGCTACGTCTTGTTCACCGAGCGGGGGCTGCTGCGGGGTCTGCTCACCAAAAAGGATGTTTGGTACGTGCTCGACGGGATGGATGGTGAAACGTGGGAGGAGACCGAGGAGCGTGGCGATTTCGATGGTGATGTCGATGCCGATGGTGATGTGGGCGTCGGCGGCGCCGGGATGCGTAGGGGCGGACTAagacagcaacagcagccaCACCGCCATGCCGCAGAAGACGGCGGCGAGGAGCGCGGACTGCTGGGCACACCCctggaagaagaagaagaagtagaaaggtAG
- a CDS encoding Oryzin, whose protein sequence is MINVRNLAVFLGALLPAVLAAPAPITKKDDIIPGKYIVTLKPEVDAAAVESHLTWVNDVHKRSLKRGTAGIEKNYEIKDWKAYAGEFDEATIAEIKASPDVALVEPDTIAYLWYDVEEVHEDKLEKKALTTQTGATWGLGAISHRSGAPTSYIYDTTAGEDTYAYVVDSGILVAHNQFGGRATLGYNAVGGTHTDTLGHGTHVAGTIGGSTYGVAKKTNLISVKVFQGSSGTTSTILDGFNWAVSDITSNSRGARSVINLSLGGQASTTWTNAIQAAYSQGVLSVVAAGNGDQSGNPLPVSSQSPANAPNALTVAAADSSFRPASFTNYGAGVDIFAPGVSILSSYIGSNSATATQSGTSMAAPHVAGLAVYLQALEGLSTPAAVTERIKALGIASRITGTLNGSPNLFAYNGNGA, encoded by the exons ATGATCAACGTTCGCAACCTCGCAGTCTTCCTCGGAGCTCTGCTCCCCGCTGTCCTTGCAGCTCCCGCTCCCATCACCAAGAAGGACGACATCATCCCTGGAAAGTACATCGTCACCCTCAAGCCAGAAGTCGATGCTGCTGCCGTCGAGTCCCACCTTACCTGGGTCAACGATGTTCACAAGCGCAGCCTCAAGCGAGGCACCGCGGGTATCGAGAAGAACTACGAGATCAAGGACTGGAAGGCTTATGCCGGAGAATTCGACGAGGCCACTATCGCTGAGATCAAGGCCAGCCCTGAT GTCGCCCTCGTTGAGCCTGACACGATCGCCTATCTCTGGTACGATGTCGAGGAGGTCCACGAGGACAAACTTGAGAAGAAGGCTTTGACTACCCAGACTGGTGCTACCTGGGGTCTTGGCGCCATCAGCCACCGCTCTGGTGCCCCTACCTCGTACATCTACGACACCACCGCTGGAGAGGACACCTACGCCTACGTTGTAGACTCCGGTATCCTCGTCGCACACAACCAGTTCGGTGGCCGTGCTACTCTTGGGTACAACGCCGTCGGCGGAACCCACACTGACACTCTCGGTCACGGCACCCACGTCGCCGGCACCATCGGTGGCAGCACCTACGGTGTTGCTAAGAAGACCAACCTGATCTCTGTAAAGGTCTTCCAGGGCAGCTCGGGAACCACCTCCACCATTCTTGACGGTTTCAACTGGGCCGTCAGCGACATTACCTCCAACAGCCGTGGCGCCCGCTCCGTCATCAACCTGTCTCTCGGTGGCCAGGCTTCTACCACCTGGACCAATGCCATTCAGGCTGCCTACTCTCAGGGCGTCCTATCCGTCGTCGCCGCCGGCAACGGCGATCAAAGCGGCAACCCGCTCCCCGTGTCCAGCCAGTCGCCCGCCAACGCACCTAACGCCCTCaccgtcgccgccgccgactcGAGCTTCCGCCCAGCCTCGTTCACCAACTACGGCGCCGGCGTCGACATATTCGCCCCTGGTGTCAGTATCCTGTCTTCCTACATCGGCAGCAACTCGGCCACCGCCACTCAATCCGGTACCTCGATGGCTGCTCCTCACGTCGCCGGTCTGGCCGTCTACCTCCAGGCGCTCGAGGGCCTGTCCACCCCTGCTGCCGTCACCGAGCGCATCAAGGCCCTTGGCATCGCCAGCCGCATCACTGGCACCCTTAACGGCAGCCCCAACCTGTTCGCCTACAACGGCAACGGCGCGTAA